A section of the Pseudomonas tritici genome encodes:
- a CDS encoding class II 3-deoxy-7-phosphoheptulonate synthase, whose protein sequence is MSQPWSPDSWRALPIQQQPQYPDAAHLLHVEQSLASYPPLVFAGEARELRRQFAEVTQGRAFLLQGGDCAESFAEFSAAKIRDTFKVLLQMAIVMTFAAGCPVVKVGRMAGQFAKPRSANDETIDGITLPAYRGDIVNGIGFDEKSRVPDPDRLLQSYHQSTATLNLLRAFAQGGFADLHQVHKWNLDFIANSALAEKYSQLADRIDETLAFMRACGMDSSPQLRETSFFTAHEALLLNYEQAFVRRDSLTNDYYDCSAHMLWIGDRTRQLDGAHVEFLRGVNNPIGVKVGPSMNPDDLIRLIDILNPDNDPGRLNLIARMGAGKVGDHLPGLIRAVQREGKQVLWSSDPMHGNTIKASSGYKTRDFAQILGEVKEFFQVHQAEGTYAGGIHIEMTGQNVTECIGGARPITEDGLSDRYHTHCDPRMNADQSLELAFLIAETLKQVKR, encoded by the coding sequence ATGAGCCAACCCTGGAGCCCCGACAGCTGGCGCGCCCTGCCGATCCAGCAACAACCCCAGTACCCGGACGCTGCGCACCTGCTGCACGTGGAGCAGAGCCTGGCCAGCTACCCGCCGCTGGTGTTTGCCGGGGAAGCCCGCGAGTTGCGTCGTCAGTTCGCCGAAGTGACCCAGGGACGCGCGTTCCTGCTGCAAGGTGGCGATTGCGCCGAGAGTTTTGCCGAATTCTCCGCCGCAAAAATCCGCGACACCTTCAAGGTGTTGCTGCAGATGGCCATTGTGATGACGTTCGCCGCCGGCTGCCCGGTGGTCAAAGTCGGGCGCATGGCCGGCCAGTTCGCCAAGCCGCGTTCGGCCAACGACGAGACCATCGACGGCATCACCCTGCCCGCCTACCGTGGCGATATCGTCAACGGCATCGGTTTCGATGAAAAAAGCCGCGTGCCGGACCCGGACCGCTTGTTGCAGTCCTATCACCAGTCCACCGCCACCCTCAACCTGTTGCGCGCGTTTGCCCAAGGCGGTTTTGCCGACCTGCACCAGGTGCACAAGTGGAACCTGGACTTCATCGCCAACTCCGCCCTGGCCGAAAAATACAGCCAACTGGCCGACCGCATCGATGAAACCCTGGCCTTCATGCGCGCCTGCGGCATGGACAGCTCGCCGCAACTGCGCGAAACCAGCTTCTTCACCGCCCACGAAGCGCTGCTGCTCAATTACGAACAAGCCTTCGTGCGCCGTGACAGCCTGACCAACGACTACTACGACTGCTCGGCGCACATGCTGTGGATCGGCGACCGTACGCGCCAGTTGGACGGTGCCCACGTCGAATTCCTGCGCGGGGTGAACAACCCGATCGGCGTCAAGGTCGGCCCGAGCATGAACCCGGATGACTTGATCCGCTTGATCGACATCCTCAACCCGGACAACGACCCCGGCCGCCTCAACCTGATCGCGCGCATGGGCGCCGGCAAGGTCGGCGACCACCTGCCAGGCCTGATTCGTGCGGTACAGCGCGAGGGCAAGCAGGTGCTGTGGAGCTCCGACCCGATGCATGGCAACACCATCAAGGCCAGCAGCGGCTACAAGACCCGCGACTTTGCGCAGATCCTGGGCGAGGTGAAGGAATTCTTCCAGGTGCACCAGGCCGAGGGGACGTATGCCGGCGGGATTCATATCGAAATGACCGGGCAGAACGTCACCGAATGCATCGGCGGCGCGCGGCCGATTACTGAAGATGGTTTGTCGGACCGCTATCACACCCATTGCGACCCGCGGATGAATGCCGATCAGTCGCTGGAGTTGGCGTTTTTGATTGCTGAGACGTTGAAGCAGGTCAAGCGCTGA
- a CDS encoding spermidine synthase translates to MTEERVERLLAEVHDDFGMIRVLEVADYRFLEFGDAIEQSCVFTADPSWLEYDYTRAMLIGALCHEQPESALFLGLGAGTLTQACLKFLPLEDVEAIELRPDVPRLAIEYLGLDDDPRLYIRVGDALQLLDTAESADLIFVDLYTDVGPGVGHLAWTFLENCQKKLNPGGWLVINQWATDDGKPLGAALLRGLYHRHYWELPVKEGNVILLVPSELDQELDLGALSARAEALAPRLGYSLQSLIKAIRPAT, encoded by the coding sequence ATGACCGAGGAGCGTGTCGAGCGCCTGCTCGCCGAAGTCCATGATGATTTCGGCATGATCCGTGTGCTCGAAGTGGCCGATTACCGTTTTCTCGAGTTCGGCGATGCCATCGAGCAAAGCTGCGTGTTCACGGCAGACCCGAGCTGGCTGGAGTACGACTACACCCGCGCGATGCTGATCGGCGCGTTGTGCCATGAGCAGCCGGAAAGCGCGCTGTTCCTCGGCCTGGGCGCCGGCACGTTGACCCAGGCGTGCCTGAAGTTCCTGCCGCTGGAGGACGTGGAGGCCATCGAGTTGCGTCCCGACGTACCGCGCCTGGCCATCGAATACCTGGGGCTGGACGATGACCCACGGCTGTATATCCGCGTCGGCGACGCGCTGCAATTGCTCGACACGGCTGAGTCGGCCGACCTGATTTTCGTCGACCTCTACACCGACGTCGGCCCCGGCGTCGGGCACCTGGCCTGGACCTTCTTGGAAAACTGCCAGAAAAAACTCAACCCCGGCGGCTGGCTGGTGATCAACCAATGGGCCACCGACGATGGCAAACCGTTGGGTGCGGCGTTGTTGCGCGGGTTGTACCACCGGCATTACTGGGAATTGCCGGTGAAGGAGGGGAATGTGATTCTGCTGGTGCCTTCGGAGTTGGATCAGGAACTGGACCTTGGCGCGCTTTCGGCGCGTGCTGAAGCGCTGGCACCGCGGTTGGGCTATTCGTTGCAGTCGCTGATCAAGGCGATTCGGCCGGCTACTTAG
- a CDS encoding crotonase/enoyl-CoA hydratase family protein — MNQASSSRVSRELQGHVLLLGLDRVAKRNAFDLDLLNALSLAYGEFDRNADARVAVVFAHGDHFTAGLDLANVSAVMAGGWQPPLGGCDPWGVFAGPRVSKPVIVAAQGYCLTIGIELMLAADINLCASNTRFAQMEVQRGIFPFGGATLRFHQVAGWGNAMRWLLTGDEFDAHDALRLGLVQEVMASEDLLPRAVELANRIARQAPLGVQATLMSARLAHMEGEAVAAAALPPVVDKLLNSEDAKEGVRAMIEKRPGVFKGI; from the coding sequence ATGAATCAAGCCAGCAGCAGCCGCGTCAGCCGAGAACTGCAGGGCCATGTCCTGCTGTTGGGCCTGGACCGGGTAGCCAAACGCAACGCTTTCGACCTGGACCTGCTCAACGCGCTGAGCCTGGCGTATGGTGAATTTGATCGAAATGCCGATGCGCGGGTGGCGGTGGTGTTTGCCCATGGTGATCACTTTACCGCCGGGCTGGACCTGGCCAATGTCAGCGCGGTGATGGCCGGCGGCTGGCAACCACCGCTGGGGGGCTGCGATCCCTGGGGCGTGTTTGCCGGCCCGCGTGTGAGCAAACCGGTGATCGTCGCGGCCCAGGGCTACTGCCTGACCATCGGGATCGAGCTGATGCTCGCGGCGGACATCAACCTGTGCGCGAGCAATACGCGCTTTGCGCAGATGGAAGTACAGCGTGGGATCTTTCCGTTTGGCGGCGCGACGCTGCGCTTTCATCAAGTCGCAGGCTGGGGCAATGCGATGCGCTGGCTGCTGACCGGCGATGAATTCGATGCCCATGACGCGCTGCGCTTGGGTTTGGTGCAGGAAGTAATGGCCAGCGAAGATTTGCTGCCGCGCGCCGTCGAACTGGCTAACCGTATTGCGCGCCAGGCACCGTTGGGTGTGCAAGCCACGTTGATGTCGGCACGGCTGGCGCACATGGAAGGCGAAGCCGTCGCGGCAGCGGCTTTGCCGCCAGTGGTGGATAAGTTGCTTAACAGCGAGGATGCCAAGGAGGGTGTGCGGGCGATGATTGAGAAGCGGCCGGGGGTGTTCAAGGGTATATGA
- a CDS encoding DEAD/DEAH box helicase: MTQETGGFAAFNLNPNILAAVIATGYEEPSAIQQQSIPIIMAGQDMIGQAQTGTGKTAAFALPILHCIDPAKREPQALILAPTRELALQVATAFETYAKQMPGVTVVAVYGGAPMGPQLKAIRNGAQIVVATPGRLCDHLRRDEKVLSTVNHLVLDEADEMLKLGFMDDLEVIFKALPPTRQTVLFSATLPQSIRAIAERHLRDPQHVKIQTKTQTVTAIEQAHLLVHADQKTSAVLSLLEVEDFDALIMFVRTKQATLDLASALEAKGYKAAALNGDIAQNQRERVIDSLKDGRLDIVVATDVAARGLDVPRITHVFNVDMPYDPESYVHRIGRTGRAGREGRALLLVTPRERRMLQVIERVTGQKVAEVRLPDAQAVLDARIKKLTNSLSPLVADAESTHGELLDRLTADIGCTPRALAAALLRKATNGQALTLAAIEKERPLVPNNAPRGDRPERTGDRPDRGDRERRAPVPLAEGRARCRTALGARDGIAAKNLLGAILNEGGLAREAIGRIQVRDSFSLVELPEDGLEKLLTKLKDTRVAGKQLKLRRYRED, encoded by the coding sequence ATGACCCAGGAAACCGGCGGCTTCGCCGCTTTTAATCTTAACCCGAACATTCTCGCTGCCGTCATCGCGACCGGCTACGAAGAACCTTCGGCGATTCAGCAGCAATCGATCCCGATCATCATGGCCGGCCAGGACATGATTGGCCAGGCGCAAACCGGTACTGGTAAAACCGCCGCGTTCGCCCTGCCTATCCTGCACTGCATCGATCCTGCCAAGCGCGAACCGCAAGCCCTGATCCTGGCGCCAACGCGTGAGTTGGCGCTGCAAGTAGCAACCGCTTTTGAAACCTACGCCAAGCAAATGCCAGGCGTTACCGTTGTGGCCGTTTACGGCGGCGCGCCGATGGGCCCGCAACTGAAAGCAATCCGTAACGGCGCACAGATCGTTGTCGCCACCCCGGGCCGTCTGTGCGACCACCTGCGTCGCGACGAGAAAGTCCTGTCGACCGTGAACCACCTGGTTCTCGACGAAGCTGACGAAATGTTGAAGCTGGGCTTCATGGATGACCTGGAAGTCATCTTCAAGGCGCTGCCACCAACCCGTCAGACCGTACTGTTCTCGGCCACCCTGCCACAGTCGATCCGTGCCATTGCCGAACGCCACCTGCGCGATCCGCAACACGTGAAGATCCAGACCAAGACTCAGACCGTTACCGCGATCGAACAGGCTCACCTGTTGGTTCACGCTGACCAGAAGACCTCGGCTGTATTGAGCCTGCTGGAAGTCGAAGACTTCGACGCCCTGATCATGTTCGTGCGCACCAAGCAAGCGACCCTGGACCTGGCCAGTGCCCTGGAAGCCAAAGGCTACAAAGCCGCTGCGCTGAACGGTGACATCGCCCAGAACCAACGTGAGCGCGTGATCGACTCCCTCAAGGATGGCCGTCTGGACATCGTTGTGGCGACCGACGTGGCTGCACGTGGTCTCGACGTTCCACGTATCACCCACGTGTTCAACGTTGACATGCCGTACGATCCAGAGTCCTACGTTCACCGTATCGGCCGTACCGGCCGTGCCGGTCGCGAAGGTCGTGCACTGCTGCTGGTGACTCCACGTGAGCGCCGCATGCTGCAAGTGATCGAGCGTGTGACCGGTCAGAAAGTCGCCGAAGTCCGCCTGCCGGATGCCCAGGCCGTTCTGGATGCTCGCATCAAGAAACTGACCAACAGCCTGTCGCCGCTGGTGGCTGACGCTGAATCGACCCACGGCGAACTGCTTGACCGCCTGACCGCCGATATCGGTTGCACCCCACGTGCCCTGGCTGCAGCCCTGCTGCGTAAAGCGACCAACGGTCAGGCCCTGACCCTGGCAGCCATCGAGAAAGAACGCCCACTGGTGCCGAACAACGCGCCACGCGGTGATCGTCCAGAGCGTACTGGCGACCGTCCAGACCGTGGTGATCGTGAGCGTCGTGCTCCGGTTCCATTGGCTGAAGGCCGTGCTCGTTGCCGTACCGCGCTGGGCGCGCGTGACGGTATCGCTGCCAAGAACCTGCTGGGCGCTATCCTCAACGAGGGTGGCCTGGCACGTGAAGCCATCGGTCGCATTCAGGTCCGTGACAGCTTCTCCCTGGTGGAGCTGCCGGAAGATGGTCTGGAAAAACTGCTGACCAAGCTGAAAGACACTCGCGTTGCCGGTAAGCAGTTGAAGCTGCGTCGCTACCGCGAAGATTGA
- a CDS encoding DODA-type extradiol aromatic ring-opening family dioxygenase has product MFPSLFISHGSPMLALQPGASGPALQRLAAEIPRPKAIVVVSAHWESHELLVSGSAAPDTWHDFGGFPRELFAVQYPAPGDPQLAGEIVELLHADDLNARIDDQRPFDHGTWVPLSLMYPAADIPVVQVSLPSRMGPALQTRVGHALASLRDRGVLLIGSGSITHNLGELDWHAGPESIEPWAQDFRDWVVDKLAANDETALHDYRRQAPHAVRSHPSDEHLLPLYFARGAGGDFSVAHQGFTMGALGMDIYRFD; this is encoded by the coding sequence ATGTTCCCCAGCCTGTTTATCTCCCACGGTTCGCCCATGCTCGCCCTGCAACCCGGCGCCAGCGGCCCGGCGCTTCAGCGACTTGCCGCCGAGATACCACGGCCGAAGGCAATCGTGGTGGTGTCGGCGCATTGGGAAAGCCATGAGCTGCTGGTCAGCGGCAGCGCCGCGCCTGACACCTGGCACGATTTTGGTGGCTTCCCCCGCGAATTGTTTGCCGTGCAATACCCCGCGCCGGGCGATCCGCAGTTGGCCGGCGAAATAGTCGAGTTGTTGCACGCCGATGATTTGAATGCACGCATAGACGACCAACGCCCGTTCGACCACGGCACCTGGGTACCGTTGTCGCTGATGTACCCGGCGGCAGACATTCCAGTGGTGCAGGTTTCCCTGCCCAGCCGTATGGGCCCTGCCCTGCAGACGCGGGTCGGGCATGCGCTTGCCAGCCTGCGCGACAGAGGTGTGCTGTTGATCGGCTCGGGCAGCATCACCCATAACCTGGGCGAACTGGACTGGCACGCGGGGCCTGAGAGCATAGAGCCCTGGGCGCAGGATTTCCGGGACTGGGTGGTGGATAAGCTGGCGGCCAACGATGAGACCGCGCTGCACGACTATCGCCGTCAGGCACCGCATGCGGTACGTAGCCATCCCAGCGATGAGCATTTGTTGCCGCTGTACTTTGCACGTGGCGCCGGTGGCGATTTCAGCGTGGCGCACCAGGGGTTCACCATGGGCGCCCTAGGAATGGACATTTACCGCTTCGACTAA
- a CDS encoding thiopurine S-methyltransferase: MEPEFWRERWARNQIGFHLPEVNPYLQRHWPKLALAEGAKVLVPLCGKSLDLMWLASLGFRVLGVELSEQAVEAFFTEQSLTPRVTERGAFKVYQADLIEVWCGDFFALDAQVLADCTALYDRAALIALPPLLRAQYAEHLNTLLRPGCQGLLITLDYDQTQKAGPPFAVTHDEVKVLLGSHWALAVQEEQDILGESWKFVQDGVTRLEERVYQLTMR; this comes from the coding sequence ATGGAGCCTGAGTTTTGGCGGGAGCGCTGGGCGCGCAATCAGATCGGCTTTCATTTGCCCGAGGTCAATCCTTACCTGCAACGGCACTGGCCGAAGTTGGCCCTCGCCGAGGGCGCCAAAGTGCTGGTGCCATTGTGTGGCAAAAGCCTGGACCTGATGTGGCTGGCCAGCCTGGGGTTTCGGGTGCTGGGCGTGGAGCTGTCGGAACAGGCGGTGGAAGCCTTCTTCACAGAGCAGAGTCTGACACCGCGAGTCACCGAACGAGGCGCCTTCAAGGTGTATCAGGCGGATTTGATCGAAGTATGGTGCGGCGATTTCTTCGCCTTGGACGCGCAAGTCCTGGCTGATTGCACCGCGCTCTATGACCGCGCCGCGCTGATCGCCCTGCCACCGCTGCTGCGTGCGCAGTATGCCGAACACCTGAATACGCTTTTGCGGCCGGGTTGCCAGGGGCTGCTGATCACCCTCGATTATGACCAGACGCAAAAAGCCGGCCCGCCGTTTGCAGTGACGCATGATGAGGTGAAGGTGCTGCTTGGCTCGCATTGGGCCTTGGCGGTGCAGGAAGAGCAAGACATCCTGGGCGAAAGCTGGAAGTTCGTGCAGGACGGCGTTACGCGGCTTGAGGAGCGGGTGTATCAGCTGACGATGCGCTGA